The Candidatus Tumulicola sp. genomic sequence CGCGGTGATGGAGAGCGCCGAGGTGTTGGTCGCCAGGATAGCGGTGCTCTGGCACACTTTGTCGAGTTCGGCGAAAACGCGTTGCTTGAGTTCGAGCTTCTCGGGCACGGCTTCGATGACGAAATCGACGTCGCCGAAATCGTCGTAAGTGAGCACCGGCGTGATGAGCGCGAGCTTGTCGTTCATCTCCGACGCCGTCATCTTGCCTTTGTCAACGCGCCGTTGATAGATGGTGCGAGCGGTCTCCATGCCGTGGTCGAGCGCTTTTTGATCTACGTCTTTGAGCAGGACCGGCAAACCGGACCACGAGACGACTTGCGCGATCTCGCCGCCCATCGTTCCCGCGCCGACCACTGCGCACTTGAAGATATACACTTACGCCGCCTCCGCGTTTTCGATCACGAGCGCGCCGCCTTGGCCGCCGCCGATGCACATGGTCACGAGCCCGAAGCGCTTGCCCTGGCGGCGCATCTCGAACACCAAGGTGGTGGTGAGCCGCGCCCCGGTCGCGCCGATCGGGTGGCCGAGCGCGATCGCGCCGCCGTTGACGTTGACGATGCTGCGGTCCAGCTCCATGATCTTCTCGCAAGCCAGGTACTGCGCGGCGAACGCTTCGTTGAACTCCACGAGTTCGATGTCGTCCAGCGTGATGCCGGCGCGCGCGAGCGCCTTGGGCGTCGCGACCGTCGGGCCCAATCCCATGGTCCTCGGATCGCAGCCGGCAAAAGCGTACGAGCGGATGCGCGCGAGCGGCTTGACTCCCAGTTTCTCCGCCTTTTCCGCGCTGATCACGACGAGCGCGGCGCCCGCATCGTTGAGCGGACACGAGTTGCCGGGCGTGACGGTGCCGCCTTTTTTGAACACCGCCGGATACAGGCTGAGTTTTTGCACGGAGAGTCCGGCCTGCGGGCCTTCGTCTTTGGCGACCGTCTCGGGCTCACCGACCTTCTTGGGCACCTGCACGTGCACGAGTTCATCGTTGAACTTGCCCATGCGCTGAGCGCGGAAAGCCTTGTTGTGGCTTTCGACTGCAAGTTGATCCTGCATCTCGCGCGTGATTGTGAATTCTTCCGCGAGCAGTTCGGCCGTCTCGCCCATGAGCAAGCCCGTGTGATGGTCGGTGAGGCCGGTCCAGATCGGATCGAGCATCTCCACGGGGCGTAGTCGCGCGCCCCAACGCGCCGACGGGATGATGTACG encodes the following:
- a CDS encoding thiolase family protein, with amino-acid sequence MSSNNGKRDAVIVSAARTPVGNFGSAYREYDALKLGTVAAKAAIERSGIGVEHFDEVIFGSGGQPIEFANIARQISLEVGIPIGTPAYSVQRNCASGIQSIANAVQGIASGDGDVYLVGGTENQSMAPYIIPSARWGARLRPVEMLDPIWTGLTDHHTGLLMGETAELLAEEFTITREMQDQLAVESHNKAFRAQRMGKFNDELVHVQVPKKVGEPETVAKDEGPQAGLSVQKLSLYPAVFKKGGTVTPGNSCPLNDAGAALVVISAEKAEKLGVKPLARIRSYAFAGCDPRTMGLGPTVATPKALARAGITLDDIELVEFNEAFAAQYLACEKIMELDRSIVNVNGGAIALGHPIGATGARLTTTLVFEMRRQGKRFGLVTMCIGGGQGGALVIENAEAA